A section of the Saliniramus fredricksonii genome encodes:
- a CDS encoding flagellin N-terminal helical domain-containing protein: MSSLLTNSAAMTALQTLSGTNKQMDTTQNRISTGYRVSDAADNAAYWSIATTMRSDNKALGAVQDALGLGAATVDVMYTALNSTVDVVSEIKAKVTAAAQPGVDRGKIQGEIDELQNQLQNIAASAVFNGENWLQFDSTDAGAAADREIVSSFTRTATGAVSLETTTVEITGTQLVDTGGANAGILDEDRSGTFTFAGASVTGTSLVDIDVNAAAADGDFSADMEVAVGLVDAVLSDITDAATNLGAIKNRIGLQQDFVSELKDSIDRGVGQLVDADMNAESTRLQALQTQQQLGIQALSIANGNSQNILSLFR, translated from the coding sequence ATGTCTAGCCTTCTCACCAACTCCGCCGCAATGACCGCCCTCCAGACGCTGTCGGGCACCAACAAACAGATGGATACCACGCAGAACCGGATCTCGACCGGTTACCGTGTGTCCGATGCCGCCGACAACGCCGCCTATTGGTCGATTGCAACCACCATGCGCTCGGACAACAAGGCACTCGGCGCCGTCCAGGACGCCCTCGGCCTCGGCGCCGCGACCGTGGATGTGATGTATACCGCCCTCAATTCGACGGTTGATGTCGTCTCCGAAATCAAGGCCAAGGTCACCGCCGCCGCGCAGCCCGGCGTCGATCGCGGCAAGATCCAGGGCGAGATCGACGAATTGCAGAACCAGTTGCAGAACATCGCCGCCTCGGCCGTGTTCAACGGCGAGAACTGGCTGCAATTCGACTCCACCGATGCGGGCGCTGCCGCCGATCGCGAGATCGTCAGCTCGTTCACACGCACCGCTACGGGTGCCGTGAGCCTTGAGACGACGACCGTCGAGATCACGGGGACGCAGCTTGTCGATACCGGTGGCGCCAATGCCGGCATTCTCGATGAGGATCGCTCGGGGACCTTCACCTTCGCCGGCGCTTCGGTGACGGGTACCAGCCTGGTGGATATCGACGTCAATGCGGCCGCCGCCGATGGCGACTTCTCGGCGGATATGGAAGTGGCCGTGGGCCTCGTCGATGCGGTTCTCTCCGACATCACCGATGCCGCCACCAATCTCGGCGCGATCAAGAACCGCATTGGCCTGCAGCAGGACTTCGTCTCCGAACTGAAGGACTCCATCGATCGCGGCGTCGGCCAGCTGGTGGATGCAGACATGAACGCCGAATCCACGCGTCTGCAGGCCCTTCAGACACAACAGCAGCTTGGTATCCAGGCGCTCTCGATCGCCAATGGCAACAGCCAGAACATCCTCTCGCTGTTCCGCTGA
- a CDS encoding EipB family protein, which yields MSVSLPSRGSSPLLSRSARIAIAAAMLGGALVAPSGAWSAPQEAVALASHRAVYDLSLLRGGGDVIDAEGRIVYEFVGSACEGYTTNVRQLTTLIGEAGAMTLDTNVTTFEDGEAGAFSFHTRTLLDGMPTMRTQGEAEIIDGGLRILLEEPRSDEVMHAEAPAFPAQHIIAILDAAQGGEAILESALFDGGDEGDDIHDTLAVIGAPLGPDEGSAFSRLTRTQRWRVTLSYFDRGEAGDGMPGYVAGFDLHENGVTTDLTMDFGDFALAGTMTSIEFLETGPCP from the coding sequence ATGTCCGTTTCCCTGCCGTCACGCGGGTCATCCCCCCTGCTCTCGCGCTCCGCCCGGATCGCAATCGCCGCCGCAATGCTCGGCGGCGCGCTTGTCGCCCCCTCGGGAGCCTGGTCGGCGCCGCAGGAGGCTGTCGCCCTCGCCTCGCACCGGGCGGTTTATGATCTGAGCCTCCTGCGCGGTGGCGGCGACGTGATCGATGCCGAGGGGCGGATCGTCTATGAATTCGTCGGCAGCGCCTGCGAGGGCTACACCACGAATGTGCGCCAGCTTACCACGCTGATCGGCGAGGCCGGCGCGATGACCCTCGACACCAACGTCACGACCTTCGAGGATGGCGAGGCGGGCGCGTTCAGCTTCCACACCCGCACCCTGCTCGACGGCATGCCGACGATGCGCACGCAGGGCGAGGCGGAAATCATCGATGGCGGGCTGCGGATCCTGCTCGAGGAGCCGCGCAGCGACGAGGTCATGCATGCGGAGGCGCCCGCCTTCCCAGCGCAGCACATCATCGCGATCCTCGATGCCGCGCAAGGCGGTGAGGCGATCCTCGAATCAGCATTGTTCGACGGTGGCGATGAAGGCGACGACATTCACGACACCCTCGCCGTGATCGGCGCCCCGCTCGGCCCCGATGAGGGCAGCGCATTTTCCCGGCTCACCCGGACCCAGCGCTGGCGCGTCACCCTGAGCTATTTCGATCGCGGCGAAGCTGGCGATGGTATGCCGGGCTATGTGGCCGGTTTCGATCTGCACGAGAACGGGGTCACCACCGATCTGACGATGGATTTCGGCGATTTCGCGCTGGCGGGCACGATGACGTCGATCGAGTTCCTCGAGACCGGCCCCTGCCCGTAA
- a CDS encoding RidA family protein — protein sequence MSNATQGRIEARLAEIGISLPTPAAPVANYVPFVRSGNLVIISGQICLGPDGKIAPAHQGKLGDVVDETAGRAAARACAINLLAQLRAAIGDLDAVTRVVRLGGFINCVPDYGAVAQVMNGASDLMVEAFGDVGRHARSTIGVAQLPLDAAVEVEGMFEVR from the coding sequence ATGAGCAACGCCACGCAGGGCCGGATCGAGGCCCGACTCGCCGAAATCGGCATCAGCCTGCCTACACCCGCCGCACCGGTCGCGAATTACGTGCCCTTCGTGCGCAGCGGCAATCTGGTGATCATTTCCGGCCAGATCTGCCTGGGCCCCGACGGCAAGATCGCGCCTGCGCATCAGGGCAAGCTCGGCGATGTCGTGGACGAGACCGCCGGACGCGCGGCGGCGCGGGCCTGCGCGATCAATCTGCTGGCGCAGCTGCGCGCCGCGATCGGCGATCTCGACGCGGTGACCCGCGTCGTGCGCCTTGGCGGCTTCATCAATTGCGTGCCCGATTACGGCGCGGTCGCCCAGGTCATGAACGGCGCCTCGGATCTGATGGTTGAGGCCTTCGGCGATGTCGGGCGCCATGCCCGCTCCACCATCGGCGTCGCGCAACTGCCGCTTGATGCCGCCGTCGAGGTCGAGGGCATGTTCGAGGTGCGCTGA